Proteins encoded by one window of Candidatus Odinarchaeum yellowstonii:
- a CDS encoding DUF116 domain-containing protein, producing MEVWRVLDTGLLTGAENITLDRVILDARAEGVIHNTFRFLRFNPPVALVGYHQSVEQEIRISYCLENNIDINRRITGGGAIYFSPEHLGWEVFATLDGVRFPYKVELLYRRLCNAAVKGLRKLGLKARFRPKNDIEIGHRKISGTGGTSTGGAFMFQGTLLVDLDVDKMLRALKVPVKKLSDKEVESLKERVTTIKWELGYTPSYEEIKKAILEGFSEEFQIKFVEGEITDFERTEFLSKLPYFSSNEWVYGIRPSGNQDNSLFTVRKTPGGLVKLALSVDVELNLITSAFITGDFFAYPPGIIYDLESSLKHIPLKLEEVSKALLNMRRREFQIPGVKINDFKLLFKEAIQRIKYTRYGLTLNEVNNLFFVNKDLDYFMVNGVDSLLLPYCSKLVGCDYRHREGCTLCGLCTVGDGYKLASKYNLKPFTIVNYEHLEEKLKELDETGSKGYIGCCCEPFYEKHQPDFEKFRTPGLLINIEQTTCYDLGLEKEAYKGRFESQTALNTSLLEKMLYLIFKHR from the coding sequence ATGGAGGTTTGGAGAGTTTTAGATACAGGTCTTCTAACAGGAGCGGAGAATATTACTTTAGACAGGGTGATCTTAGACGCTCGAGCTGAAGGAGTTATCCATAATACTTTTCGCTTTCTCAGGTTTAATCCACCTGTAGCCTTAGTCGGCTATCATCAATCTGTTGAACAGGAGATTCGAATATCCTACTGCTTGGAGAATAACATTGACATTAACAGGCGTATAACCGGCGGAGGTGCCATATACTTCAGCCCAGAGCATCTAGGCTGGGAGGTTTTCGCAACGTTGGATGGTGTTAGATTCCCGTATAAAGTTGAATTACTTTATAGGAGGCTTTGCAACGCAGCGGTTAAAGGTTTACGTAAACTAGGTTTAAAAGCTCGTTTCCGACCTAAAAACGATATAGAGATAGGTCATCGGAAGATAAGCGGCACAGGGGGCACCAGCACCGGCGGCGCTTTCATGTTTCAAGGCACGCTTCTAGTAGATTTAGATGTTGATAAAATGCTTCGCGCTTTAAAAGTCCCTGTTAAAAAACTATCTGATAAAGAAGTGGAGAGTCTTAAAGAGCGGGTTACCACTATAAAATGGGAGCTCGGTTATACTCCATCATACGAGGAGATTAAGAAAGCTATTTTAGAAGGCTTCAGCGAAGAGTTTCAAATAAAATTTGTAGAAGGGGAGATCACAGACTTCGAGCGAACTGAATTCTTAAGTAAGCTGCCATATTTTAGTTCGAATGAGTGGGTTTACGGGATAAGACCCTCAGGAAACCAAGATAACTCTTTATTCACGGTTAGAAAAACACCAGGCGGGCTTGTTAAGCTAGCTTTATCCGTGGATGTTGAATTAAACCTGATAACCTCAGCTTTCATCACAGGGGACTTCTTCGCGTATCCACCCGGAATCATATATGATTTAGAATCTAGTTTAAAACATATACCACTCAAGTTAGAGGAGGTGAGTAAGGCTTTATTAAATATGCGTAGACGTGAATTTCAAATTCCCGGTGTTAAAATCAACGACTTTAAACTCCTATTTAAAGAAGCTATTCAACGAATAAAATATACTAGATACGGTTTAACACTTAACGAAGTTAATAATCTTTTCTTCGTGAACAAAGATTTAGATTATTTTATGGTTAACGGCGTGGATTCTCTCCTCCTACCTTACTGTTCGAAGCTGGTGGGCTGCGATTACAGACATAGAGAAGGATGCACCTTATGCGGTTTATGCACTGTAGGGGACGGTTATAAACTCGCTTCGAAATATAATCTGAAACCTTTCACGATAGTAAACTACGAGCACTTAGAGGAAAAATTGAAAGAACTAGATGAAACCGGGTCTAAAGGATATATCGGCTGCTGCTGTGAACCCTTCTATGAGAAACATCAACCAGACTTTGAAAAATTTAGAACACCAGGATTACTAATCAACATCGAGCAGACTACATGCTACGATCTAGGATTGGAGAAGGAGGCTTATAAGGGAAGATTTGAAAGTCAAACCGCTCTTAACACTTCTCTCTTAGAAAAAATGCTTTACTTAATCTTTAAACACAGGTAA
- a CDS encoding B12-binding domain-containing radical SAM protein, with translation MSRIILTADETLMTEYGGASFLGFILCAPRRILPNFLVKYIICPRPRMKNGEVLAPPYSLRKVEASLVHSGYSKNDIKFIHPSKLSEAVSEETKIIGVDAVDPMGRAPVSWTLRHLLGGGAPATQLAFLSLMKEIKALKEKYNFKVILGGPGAWQVTDREAELLGIDVRYYGQAEVTLPEIVDKLIKGESVPPVVKAHPPKPDQIYPILGPARCGFVQITEGCGRGCQFCGPTQVPWRSIPLDIVLKEAKMSVAVGEKNLYLLSEDWLRYGAKGFRELNLNALTKLLQALRGLPGVDKIVSTHVNFSTMKLAGEKPIEELNYYMGVNEKEPWIGPQIGLETGSPRLLEKYMRGKVLPYTPQEWHEIVVEACQILKDVHWYPCITMITGLPEETDDDIMLTLELLDDLKGTPAWFFPLFFIPIGVSALSGEEFFKTYLMNEARWELVTRSWKLSAEFALKYIKHVTSGAKASLTQVFLNKLFSRLSDETLRFIDKIAGQPERMLSMLKNVDLTKPGKPLMKALVSIIAR, from the coding sequence ATGAGCAGGATAATTTTAACAGCTGATGAAACACTTATGACAGAGTATGGAGGGGCGTCCTTCCTAGGATTCATATTATGCGCTCCCCGTCGAATTCTCCCGAACTTCCTCGTAAAATATATAATATGCCCTCGCCCTCGAATGAAGAACGGTGAGGTTTTAGCCCCACCGTACTCTCTGAGAAAAGTGGAAGCCAGCTTAGTTCACAGCGGCTATAGTAAAAACGATATAAAATTCATTCACCCCTCAAAATTAAGCGAAGCTGTATCAGAGGAAACTAAGATAATAGGAGTAGACGCCGTTGACCCGATGGGCCGCGCCCCTGTCTCATGGACTTTACGACATCTTCTAGGCGGAGGAGCACCCGCCACTCAACTAGCATTCCTCTCGTTGATGAAGGAGATTAAGGCGCTTAAAGAAAAATATAATTTTAAAGTTATTTTAGGAGGCCCTGGAGCTTGGCAGGTCACGGATAGAGAAGCTGAGCTGCTAGGGATAGATGTAAGATATTACGGTCAAGCTGAGGTGACCTTACCTGAAATAGTTGATAAACTGATTAAAGGTGAGAGTGTACCACCCGTGGTTAAAGCACATCCCCCGAAACCTGATCAAATATACCCTATACTAGGGCCTGCTAGATGCGGTTTCGTTCAAATAACTGAAGGCTGTGGTAGAGGCTGCCAATTCTGCGGTCCAACACAGGTCCCCTGGCGGAGCATCCCATTAGATATCGTCTTAAAAGAGGCGAAGATGAGCGTCGCAGTCGGTGAAAAAAATCTTTATCTTTTAAGCGAGGACTGGTTAAGATACGGGGCTAAAGGGTTCCGTGAACTCAACTTAAACGCTCTAACAAAACTTCTGCAAGCTCTTAGAGGCCTCCCCGGAGTGGATAAAATAGTTTCCACCCATGTAAACTTCAGCACAATGAAGCTTGCAGGTGAAAAACCCATAGAAGAATTAAACTACTATATGGGGGTTAACGAAAAAGAACCGTGGATCGGCCCTCAAATCGGTTTAGAAACAGGCAGTCCAAGGTTGCTTGAAAAATATATGCGGGGTAAAGTTCTACCGTATACACCTCAAGAATGGCATGAAATAGTTGTAGAAGCCTGTCAGATACTGAAAGACGTTCACTGGTATCCTTGCATTACCATGATAACCGGTTTACCCGAGGAAACAGACGATGACATAATGCTAACATTAGAGCTTTTAGATGATCTTAAAGGCACACCAGCATGGTTCTTCCCGTTATTCTTCATACCGATAGGCGTCAGCGCTCTCAGCGGCGAGGAATTCTTCAAAACATATCTTATGAATGAAGCACGCTGGGAGCTTGTAACGAGAAGCTGGAAGCTTAGCGCGGAATTTGCATTAAAATACATTAAACACGTGACCTCAGGGGCGAAGGCTTCACTAACACAAGTATTCTTAAACAAATTATTCTCAAGACTGTCCGATGAAACATTAAGGTTTATAGATAAAATAGCAGGTCAACCTGAGCGGATGCTATCCATGCTTAAAAACGTGGATTTAACAAAACCCGGAAAGCCCTTAATGAAAGCGTTAGTGTCTATAATCGCAAGATAA
- a CDS encoding PIN domain-containing protein, which produces MMNLGKKVNTLDILIAVIAIENGAEKILTTDKDFIEISKITDIKVVIYH; this is translated from the coding sequence ATGATGAATTTAGGTAAAAAAGTGAATACACTTGATATTTTAATAGCGGTGATAGCTATCGAAAATGGGGCTGAGAAAATACTCACAACTGATAAGGATTTTATTGAAATATCAAAAATAACCGATATAAAAGTTGTAATATATCATTGA
- a CDS encoding antitoxin VapB family protein: protein MVVKNISIKDKVYRMLKEEKQGEESFSDVIEKLITKRKIDLKDFYGVLKDSTVLDELMEKIREYRSEARLRI, encoded by the coding sequence ATGGTGGTTAAAAATATTTCAATAAAAGATAAAGTTTACAGAATGCTTAAGGAAGAGAAGCAGGGTGAGGAAAGTTTCAGTGATGTTATAGAGAAGCTTATAACTAAGAGAAAAATAGATTTAAAAGATTTTTACGGTGTATTGAAAGATAGCACGGTTTTGGATGAGTTAATGGAGAAAATTAGAGAATACAGAAGTGAGGCGAGGCTTCGAATTTGA
- a CDS encoding TIGR00266 family protein, whose protein sequence is MDYEIKYSPSYSMLVVKLKPGESITAEAGAMTYMTPNLEIKTRKREEGILKSLKVAILGQQSFFVNDYIARDGTGEIGLVSAPLGDIVKLDVNSKNGYIVQQSAYIASTPGVTLDTQWQGFVKGIFGQSLFMVKIEGEGQVFLNSFGALDKHTLKPGETIIVDNYHLVAFTNTCEYTVKKFGGLKSTILGGEGLVTEIKGPGDVYIQTKNLREFVEWLWTLIGPRISRAR, encoded by the coding sequence ATGGATTATGAAATAAAATACAGTCCATCATATTCAATGCTTGTAGTTAAACTTAAACCCGGCGAATCCATAACAGCTGAAGCCGGAGCTATGACATATATGACACCTAACCTAGAAATAAAAACCAGGAAAAGAGAGGAAGGCATCTTAAAATCTCTTAAAGTAGCTATACTAGGCCAACAATCCTTCTTCGTAAACGATTACATAGCAAGAGACGGAACTGGAGAAATCGGTTTAGTATCCGCCCCCCTAGGAGACATAGTGAAACTAGACGTTAACAGTAAAAACGGCTACATAGTCCAGCAATCCGCGTATATAGCTTCAACCCCAGGCGTAACCTTAGACACCCAGTGGCAAGGATTCGTGAAAGGAATATTCGGTCAAAGCCTATTCATGGTTAAAATAGAAGGGGAAGGCCAAGTCTTCCTGAACAGTTTCGGAGCCCTAGACAAACACACCCTTAAACCAGGAGAAACCATAATCGTAGACAACTATCATTTAGTCGCTTTCACAAACACCTGCGAGTACACGGTTAAAAAATTCGGCGGCTTAAAATCAACAATACTCGGAGGAGAAGGCCTAGTCACAGAGATAAAAGGACCAGGAGACGTCTACATTCAAACCAAAAACCTCCGCGAATTCGTAGAATGGCTCTGGACACTCATAGGCCCAAGAATAAGCAGAGCAAGATAA
- a CDS encoding DUF6512 family protein, with protein MHFAFEFSGGFTLVGVFAAVNESVYEHLKLGFWPAVFFIPLEYSFVKGKVNNFMLAKTAAALIIPASIIGIFYLYSTILGGDLLILDLATFIIAVIIGQVAGYKILSYRMFSKRVERGAVIVLIVFMVVFPLLTFYPPEMFIFQDPVSGLYGIHYF; from the coding sequence ATGCATTTTGCTTTCGAGTTTTCAGGCGGTTTTACGCTTGTGGGTGTGTTTGCTGCGGTGAATGAGAGTGTTTACGAGCATCTTAAGCTGGGTTTCTGGCCTGCTGTGTTCTTTATTCCGTTAGAGTATAGTTTTGTGAAGGGTAAGGTTAATAATTTTATGTTGGCTAAGACGGCTGCGGCTTTGATTATTCCAGCTTCTATTATAGGAATATTCTATTTATATTCCACTATCTTAGGCGGGGACTTGCTTATTCTAGATCTGGCGACATTTATTATAGCGGTGATTATCGGGCAGGTTGCGGGGTATAAAATATTATCTTATAGGATGTTTTCGAAGAGAGTTGAAAGAGGTGCAGTAATTGTGTTAATTGTGTTTATGGTTGTGTTTCCTTTGCTGACGTTCTATCCGCCGGAGATGTTCATATTTCAGGATCCTGTTTCAGGCTTGTATGGGATTCACTATTTTTAG